ttttaaaatttcctgctGAAGtagataatttctttaaaattatttgtattcaTAAAGCTTTAAGATTCTCAATTACCCGTACAATTTTTAGAGGAGCTAATTGTGAAAtgtaacaaaaattaaagatatttaatttaaaaacagcaCAGAGATTTAAGTATGTTAATCGGTTAAACAAATGTGATTATGATTAGAAATGCCTTGGGGAACACCATCGCTCAGAATATGAGTAAAGTCTCTCATATCCTTCAAAGGTTGGTAGGAAATTCTAGTTTCCAGGACCACATCCCTCACAATGAACTCTTTAAGGATTGTAAActattaaatgtttgttttaaaacagGTATTGGaagtgctctctctcttttttaacgtAATTCAATAGCTCTATTTATAATAgcatatttcttctctctcctctctaacTTTACTTAAAGAAGagacaatttattattattattatttttgaattacTGAATCATAAACTTTTGAGGCTTCAGGATACCAAGACAGGCCAATTCCATGAAGAAGAttctatttccttgttttttttttccttcagttttctgTTGGGTCTACAACTTTATTAAGGTAAAAAGTTTTAGGTGgccattttatatttacattatttttgaagCAGGAATATTGCTTTTGCagataaaaacaattatttggACTCGTATTGAGTAATCACAGAAACAGTTTTGAAAGAAACTCTGATTTTTAGTTAAAAGAACACACAGTATATAGACACAAAACACCAAATACAGTGGATCCCATCAAAGGCTAGAAAGATAAACACCAGCTTCCTGATCCTGTGTTCTCAATTGCCAGAGATTATATAAGAATCCTCAAACAACCCCCAAAAGATTAAGAAATGAACCAAATTCGACCTTGTGCTTTGCCACCAATTAGGTgactcaggggtgaagaatccacctataatgcaagagacttggcaggagcctcaggttcaatatctgggtccggaagattccttggagaagcaaatggcaacccactccagtatttttgcctggaaatcccatggagaaaggaccCTGGCAGTCTAGAGctcatgaggtcacgaagagttggacacaacttggcgactcaACAGTAACAAAATCTCTTACTGTGCATGGGCGATCAGTTGCTCAGGCTCAGTCCTTCAgtcaattttccaggcaagaatactggagtgggtggccatttcctactccaagaagATCCAcaagatccaggggatcttcttgatccagggatggTTGCATCTCCTCCAGAGGCAGGTggagtgaattctttaccactgtgccaatcACTTAATGATCTAATCATAAAACCACTAATGTGTATCCAATCTAAACACCAAATCAAGAAGCAAACTgggcaaaaataaatttcagcatgcagccaagggaagagaaacaggaaacTCAAAAGTGCCCAGGGCTAGACGAGGTATATATTCAGGTCACATTTCTATTGATTCCTAAGGTAGGACTCAGGTAAACAATGTCTCGGTGGACTTTTCAGAAATAAACTGTCAAGTGTTAATGATTAGCCAGCCTGCTCTTGTACTGAAGAGAAATCAAGCAAGAATTACTTCATCCAACAAAGACAAACCAGAATTTATATGtgaggaaaacaggaagagaacgAAATAAAAATCTTGTAGGCAGCCTGGGTTTTTTGAACCTATGTTTGAACCTAATTTTCAAACCCATGTTTGAACCTATTTTGGGTAAACAGATTAGGCAGTGAGGAGAGGTTGGTCTGATTTGGATCCTCAAGCATGGGGCAGGCTAACTAGAGgtatagaaaaaaaatcctatgacAGCTGTTAAGGGACTTGGAAACATAGTTTGAGGAGCTGGTGTGAAAAGCATATGCCATTGACCTATATTTACACTTATACGTTATTTAGGCCGGGGCTGCACATCATTTTTTAGCATACCTTCCAGGTTAGGCAGCCAGTGATTGTGGAGCTGTTCCAACGGAGGCCTGACTAGCAAGCGTCAGACAGGCCTCTGTATTTTTCTTAGGTGTCAGAGaaaactgaacactgaagaacacagggtttttgtttcctttgtagcAGATTTTATGCCTTTAGTCTACTCACCTTTTTTAGAGAATGGAAACGTTACTCCGAGGTGCGCTCTTCCCCTCCCTCAACCCGTCCCGCCCAGCGACTGCCTGGTTTGGGAATTTTGTGTGCTTCACACTGTATGCTAAATCCAATTGCAGCCCTTTTCCTCAGCCCGCCTAGTTTCCCCGCTTTCCATTACTAGTCCTCAGTTCAGCTGTAATGGAGACTTGTCGAATTGCAAGCCTCTTAAACTGATATTACAATACACCAGCCcccttttcagttttttataatttctcattCAGATTAACGTACTAGTTCCGTCAGTCCTTAGGCCCATTAATGAAAATCTATCGTACATAGATTACAGCTCTCTCTGTGCACACGTGGGTGGCTCTTAAAAGAGCCTTTGGGGTTAGGTGTAAAGACGCTTACTTGGCAAGTTTACTTGGAGCTGGtgtacttggtgacagccttggTACCCTCGGACACGGCGTGTTTGGCCAACTCCCCGGGCAACAGCAGGCGCACAGCCGTCTGGATCTCCCTGGAGGTGATGGTTGAGCGCTTGTTGTAATGCGCCAGGCGCGATGCCTCGCCCGCAATACGCTCGAAGATGTCGTTgacgaaggagttcatgatgccCATGGCCTTGGACGAGATGCCAGTGTCCGGGTGGACCtgcttcagcaccttgtacacATACACAGAATAGCTCTCCTTGCGGCTGCGCTTGCGCTTCTTCCCATCTTTCTTCTGGGCCTTGGTCACTGCCTTCTTGGAGCCCTTTTTCGGGGCAGGAGCGGACTTGGCTGGCTCAGGCATTTTAAAACCTGAAAACAagaaagataaatggaaaatagGAAGCGGATTTCTGCTACTTATAGGGCCTTTATGCTAATGAGGGATGCAGAGCGTGTCTTAGTTAATTGgaagataaacagcaaggttGTCATCTATGGGCAGAACTATGCAAATAAGGTATGGAAATTCAGCTTTACTATTGGCTATTTCGCTGAGTCTCGTTAATAACCAATCAAACAACCGGATTTACTCCCCAGGAAATGCCTATAAAAGCAGCAGTGTTCTACCTACTTCTAGACTTGGTGTACTTTGAGAGACTGTGTTGTTTTTTGCCCTTTTTTTATACTTGCTATGTCTGGACGTGGCAAACAAGGAGGTAAGGCGCGAGCAAAGGCCAAGTCTCGTTCTTCGCGGGCGGGGCTCCAGTTCCCGGTGGGGAGAGTCCATCGTCTACTACGTAAGGGCAATTACGCCGAGCGTGTAGGCGCTGGGGCCCCGGTGTATCTGGCGGCGGTGTTGGAGTACCTGACGGCCGAGATCTTGGAGCTGGCGGGCAACGCGGCGCGCGACAACAAGAAGACCCGTATCATCCCGCGCCATTTACAGCTGGCCATCCGCAACGACGAGGAGCTCAACAAGCTGCTGGGTCGTGTGACCATCGCTCAGGGTGGTGTGCTGCCTAACATCCAGGCGGTGCTGCTGCCAAAGAAAACCGAGAGTCACCATAAGGCCAAGGGCAAGTAATTGGACTGAGACCTGAGTTTCCGGAAGTGCTTTCAAACCCAAAGGCTCTTTTCAGAGCCCCCACTATTTCAAAAGAAGAGCTGGTATCACTGTATttgtaaaaaaagcaaaaaaggtaAGTAAAATTTTTACGAAAGCTAAAGCATTACAAGaaaattaccttttatttttacaaaaggtTCAAAGTATAAAGTAAGTTGATTAAGGCCTGATTCACAAAGTAGTTACGCATTTCTGATAGGTGATATATGGCTTTGGAAGGTAAGGCCTAAAGGTTTAATTGGTCTCGGTAAACTTGTTTTGACATTACTTGGATGATGAGAGCAAATGTGCCGAGCAAGATGGCCAGAGCTTCTCAGACGCCTCGCTCTGCAATGAACCCTTCATGTCCTTACGTAAGGAAATCAGGGTCTCCGCTTAACTTTCAAACTACCGTTTGAAACAAAAGCACGTGTTTAGAAAGGGGCTTCTGAAAAGCTGCCTGGAGTTAACATGTGGTAGCTTAGAACAGACAATCTAGACTTGAATTGTGTCTTCCCCATTTACAAATTGATATTTGGGGCTAATTTCTAACCTAGTAGTTTTGTATGTAAGGTGGATTGTGTGCTAttcttaagtcgtgtctgactcttgcgaccccatggcctgcagcgtgccaggcacctctgtccaaggaattctccaggcaagaatgctagagtgggttgccattgccttctccaggaacccTAGATTAGTGCCTGAATGAGAAGGTTCAAGTTTCTAGGTTCCCAACGCAGCCCTTAAAGGGTTAGAGCAGGACTGTAgtcttccccaaaatagttgactactgttgctgctgctgctgctgatgatgatgatgatgagtcgcttcagtcgtgtccgactctgcgaccccatagacggcagcccaccaggctccccagtccctgggattgccatttccttctccagtgcatgaaagtgaaaagtgaaagtgaagtcgctcagtcgtgtccgactctttgcgaccccatggacagtaacctgcaccaggcttctccgtccataggattttctagggaagagtactggagtgggttgccatttccttctccaagaaatcttaccgacccaggaatcgaacccaggtctcccacattgatagacgctttaccgtctgagctaccaggggaccTAGCACTGTACAAAAATCCCTAGGATCCTCTTTTCCAGGATTGAGTCTCATAAAGTATTTTGGATGACTCAATTTGTACTTAAAGGAGTAGACAAGGAGGCTGAGTACGCCAAAATGTGGGACCTAGGCAGCCTAGGGAGACGCACCCACACTCAAACACTCCTGAGGCTTCACTGAAGCGTTTTGCATGGAAATCAGTTGGTTTGGAGCATTCAAATCCAGATGTGTGGGGACAGATCATCTAAACAGTAGCTGGTTCCCCTGGACACACCTTCCTCTTAACTTTGACACAGACATCCTGCAGTCTTGGAGCTTCCATCCcgctcttcccctcctcctgagctacccaccccacccccaccccccagccccacccccagcctggccTTGAAACCACTAACCAAAGACCTGGCTAGTGTATGGGTGTTTGGTGAAGGCAAAgtggcagaaaaagaaatgagcatcTTGATGACCACGCATTAAAACCTCCCAGGTTTTTAATGATAGCCAGACTGAAAATCCGTTTGGGGAAAGTCCAACCTCAGGTAGGGGTACCCTAAGAGGACTGTGTTCTTTCTGCCCAACAATACCTTTATGTTGGAGAACTTGGATTCTTAGGTTGGAATTGCTTTATATAAACTTTGGGATACTTTTCGTTAACTTGCCAGCTTGCCAGCTCAACACTTAACTAGGTGTGTGACCTCAACTTCCTGCGTCCATTTTTTCCTGTATGccttttcttgtgatgaaaagatgggctcagcAGTATGAGTTCTGACATTAGAATGCAGGGGGCTCAAGAGTAATAACCAAAACTTACTAAGCACTTATGTGTATCACTGTTGGTCCAGCATATTAGTTTAACCCAACAATCCTAGAGATAAGTACTATTTATTCCTATCCCAATTTTAAAGAGAAAGGGAACGGAAGAGGACATAAACAACTTGTCTAAGCCCCAAAGTCAGGAAGCCAGTACTTCTAATCACTGGCTATTT
This genomic window from Bos mutus isolate GX-2022 chromosome 23, NWIPB_WYAK_1.1, whole genome shotgun sequence contains:
- the LOC102279439 gene encoding histone H2B type 1-C/E/F/G/I; translated protein: MPEPAKSAPAPKKGSKKAVTKAQKKDGKKRKRSRKESYSVYVYKVLKQVHPDTGISSKAMGIMNSFVNDIFERIAGEASRLAHYNKRSTITSREIQTAVRLLLPGELAKHAVSEGTKAVTKYTSSK
- the H2AC6 gene encoding histone H2A type 1-C, with the protein product MSGRGKQGGKARAKAKSRSSRAGLQFPVGRVHRLLRKGNYAERVGAGAPVYLAAVLEYLTAEILELAGNAARDNKKTRIIPRHLQLAIRNDEELNKLLGRVTIAQGGVLPNIQAVLLPKKTESHHKAKGK